A stretch of the Streptococcus himalayensis genome encodes the following:
- a CDS encoding alpha-amylase, whose protein sequence is MENQTLFQAFEWYIPNDGHHWKRLSELAPALAEKGIRKIWLPPAFKATSSDDVGYGVYDLFDLGEFDQKGTVRTKYGTKDEYISLIQTLKAHAIEPLADLVLNHKAGADHTERFQVVEVDPENRTVELSEAPFEIRGWTHFSFEGRQKVYNDFEWHWYHFTGTDYDAKGQKSGIYLIQGDNKGWADDELVDNENGNYDYLMYADLDFKHPEVVQQIYDWADWFVETTGIAGFRLDAIKHIDSFFMGNFIRDMMEKHGEDFYVFGEFWNSDSQTNTDYLASIDYRFDLVDVRLHHNLFEASEQQADYDLREIFNGTLAQNHPESAVTFVDNHDTQGGQALESTVQEWFKPLAYALILLREEGLPCVFYGDYMGIEGEFAQMSFREILDKLLDIRLQLAYGEQVDYFDDANCIGWVRLGQANTATPIAVLLSNNTATYKRMFVGQEWANQTFTDYLGHIDDVVVIDEEGWGDFPVAPTSVSVWGRGE, encoded by the coding sequence ATGGAAAATCAAACCCTATTTCAAGCCTTTGAATGGTACATCCCAAACGATGGCCATCATTGGAAGCGTCTAAGCGAACTGGCACCAGCACTTGCTGAAAAAGGCATTCGCAAAATCTGGCTCCCTCCTGCTTTTAAAGCCACGAGTAGCGATGATGTCGGCTATGGGGTCTATGACCTCTTTGACCTCGGTGAATTTGACCAAAAAGGAACCGTACGAACAAAATACGGAACCAAAGACGAGTACATCTCCCTTATCCAAACGTTAAAAGCACACGCAATCGAGCCTCTAGCCGATCTCGTCTTAAATCACAAGGCAGGGGCAGACCACACAGAACGCTTTCAGGTAGTTGAAGTCGATCCCGAAAATCGAACGGTTGAACTATCAGAAGCACCTTTTGAAATTCGTGGTTGGACCCATTTTTCCTTTGAAGGCCGACAAAAAGTATATAATGACTTTGAATGGCACTGGTACCACTTCACAGGGACAGACTATGATGCCAAAGGTCAAAAATCGGGAATTTATCTCATTCAAGGCGACAATAAAGGTTGGGCAGATGATGAATTAGTTGATAATGAAAATGGTAACTATGATTATCTCATGTACGCTGACCTTGATTTTAAACATCCAGAAGTCGTTCAACAAATCTATGATTGGGCAGATTGGTTCGTGGAAACAACTGGGATTGCTGGCTTTCGCCTTGATGCGATTAAGCATATTGACAGCTTTTTCATGGGCAATTTCATTCGAGATATGATGGAAAAGCATGGAGAAGATTTCTATGTTTTTGGAGAATTTTGGAATAGCGATTCGCAGACCAATACAGACTACCTAGCCAGTATAGACTACCGCTTTGATTTAGTCGATGTTCGCTTGCATCACAATCTTTTTGAAGCTAGCGAACAACAAGCTGACTATGATTTACGGGAGATTTTCAACGGAACTCTTGCCCAAAACCATCCAGAGTCTGCTGTGACCTTCGTTGACAACCATGATACACAAGGTGGGCAAGCACTTGAATCCACAGTGCAAGAATGGTTTAAACCTCTAGCTTATGCCCTCATCCTCCTACGAGAGGAAGGCTTGCCCTGTGTCTTTTATGGCGATTATATGGGCATTGAAGGGGAATTTGCTCAAATGAGTTTCCGAGAAATCCTGGATAAATTGCTAGATATTCGTTTACAACTAGCTTATGGCGAACAGGTGGATTATTTTGATGATGCAAACTGCATTGGCTGGGTGCGACTTGGCCAAGCAAACACAGCTACTCCTATCGCCGTTCTCCTCTCTAACAATACAGCTACCTATAAGCGGATGTTTGTCGGACAAGAATGGGCAAACCAAACTTTTACAGACTATCTAGGACATATTGACGATGTCGTTGTCATTGATGAGGAAGGCTGGGGAGACTTTCCAGTTGCTCCTACTTCAGTCAGCGTTTGGGGACGAGGAGAGTAA
- a CDS encoding cytidine deaminase, with protein MQVVTTNFIELAVENSRHAYVPYSHFPVSAVLCAKNGQVFTGVNIENASFGLTNCAERTAIFKAVSEGVLEFEELYVYGETKHPVSPCGACRQVMAEFFNQDLKVTLIAKDQSTVEMTVGELLPYSFTDLD; from the coding sequence TTGCAAGTAGTGACTACTAATTTCATTGAATTAGCTGTTGAAAATAGCCGACATGCCTATGTGCCCTATTCGCATTTTCCCGTGAGTGCAGTTTTATGTGCTAAAAATGGTCAAGTGTTTACAGGGGTCAATATTGAAAATGCGAGTTTTGGTTTGACCAATTGTGCAGAGCGCACTGCTATTTTCAAAGCCGTATCAGAAGGTGTGTTGGAGTTTGAAGAACTCTATGTTTATGGAGAAACCAAACATCCAGTCTCCCCTTGTGGAGCTTGTCGTCAAGTGATGGCAGAATTTTTTAATCAGGATTTAAAGGTGACTTTAATCGCCAAAGATCAATCGACGGTCGAGATGACGGTCGGGGAATTACTTCCATATTCTTTTACTGACTTGGATTAG
- the coaA gene encoding type I pantothenate kinase: MYKELIHFEKITRERWQNLHRSVQPPLTEAELTSITSFNDRISLQDVVDIYLPLTYLIQIYKRSKEDLAFSKSIFLQKESRKQPFIIGVSGSVAVGKSTTSRLLQILLSRTFADASVELVTTDGFLYPNQELIKENILNRKGFPESYNMELLLGFLDAIKNGQAAQIPVYSHEIYDIVPQKVQIVKPADFVIVEGINVLQNPQNEHLYITDFFDFSIYVDAEVENIETWYLDRFKKLLEFAKNDTNNYYHRFTKQTEEEVADFAHNIWSSINLVNLKNYIEPTKNRADMILHKAKNHEIDEIYLKK, from the coding sequence ATGTATAAGGAATTAATTCATTTTGAAAAAATTACACGCGAACGGTGGCAAAATCTCCATCGCAGTGTGCAACCGCCACTTACAGAGGCAGAATTAACCTCTATCACCAGTTTTAACGATCGTATTAGTTTACAGGATGTAGTGGATATTTATCTGCCATTGACTTATCTCATCCAGATTTACAAACGTTCCAAAGAAGATTTAGCCTTTTCAAAAAGCATTTTTCTGCAAAAAGAAAGCAGAAAACAACCATTTATCATCGGTGTATCTGGTAGTGTTGCAGTGGGAAAGTCTACAACCAGTCGATTATTACAAATTCTTTTATCTAGGACTTTTGCTGATGCCAGCGTCGAATTGGTCACAACCGATGGCTTTCTCTATCCCAACCAAGAACTGATAAAGGAGAATATCCTAAATCGAAAGGGATTTCCAGAAAGTTACAACATGGAATTACTTCTTGGTTTTTTGGATGCGATTAAAAATGGGCAAGCGGCTCAAATTCCTGTATATTCCCATGAAATTTATGATATTGTCCCCCAGAAAGTCCAAATCGTGAAGCCAGCCGACTTTGTCATTGTAGAAGGCATCAATGTTCTGCAAAATCCGCAAAATGAACATTTATATATCACGGATTTCTTTGATTTTTCGATCTATGTCGATGCCGAAGTAGAAAACATCGAAACTTGGTATCTGGATCGTTTTAAAAAACTACTCGAATTTGCCAAAAATGATACGAATAACTACTACCATCGCTTTACCAAGCAGACCGAGGAAGAAGTGGCTGACTTTGCCCACAATATTTGGTCCAGTATCAATCTTGTCAATTTAAAAAACTATATCGAGCCAACCAAAAATCGCGCCGATATGATTTTACACAAGGCAAAAAATCACGAAATTGACGAAATTTATTTAAAAAAATAA
- a CDS encoding DNA topology modulation protein produces MKIQIIGYSGSGKSTLAKFLSTHYALPCLHLDTMRFLPQWQERPDEDMKRLVDDFLCHHDSWVMDGNYSFCSYEQRMKEADTIIFLNFSPWNCLYRAFKRSLRYRGQTREDMTPGCPEKFDWEFIRWILKDGRQERAKRRYQKVCQTYSEKVVMLCNQRELDAFLEHVQKL; encoded by the coding sequence ATGAAAATTCAAATTATTGGCTATTCAGGATCGGGAAAATCAACCCTTGCGAAGTTTCTATCCACACACTACGCTCTTCCTTGTCTGCATTTAGATACAATGCGATTTTTGCCTCAATGGCAGGAACGCCCAGATGAGGATATGAAACGTCTAGTCGATGACTTCTTATGCCATCATGACAGTTGGGTTATGGATGGAAATTATAGTTTTTGCTCCTATGAACAAAGAATGAAAGAAGCTGATACCATTATCTTCCTGAACTTCTCTCCTTGGAATTGTCTTTATCGAGCTTTTAAACGTTCCCTTCGTTACCGTGGACAAACACGGGAAGATATGACACCAGGCTGTCCTGAGAAATTTGACTGGGAATTTATCCGCTGGATTTTAAAAGATGGTAGGCAAGAAAGGGCAAAAAGACGGTACCAGAAGGTCTGCCAAACCTATTCAGAGAAGGTTGTCATGCTTTGCAATCAACGAGAATTGGATGCTTTTCTGGAACATGTGCAGAAACTATAG
- a CDS encoding pyrimidine-nucleoside phosphorylase, translating to MRAVDIIQKKRDGEELTSDEIKWLIDGYVAGTVPDYQMSAFAMAIYFKGMTTREISDLTMAMVATGEQIDLSAIAGIKVDKHSTGGVGDKVTLILVPLVASFGVPVAKMSGRGLGHTGGTLDKLESIKGYEIERSQESFIKQVQDIGLSVIGQSEQLVKADKLLYALRDVTATVDTIPLIASSVMSKKIAAGADAILLDVTVGEGAFMKNIADARLLAQTMVDLGKAVGRKTVAVITDMSQPLGTSIGNRLEILEALEILQGKGREDITEFICELAQIMLGLADVEKTVPEIREQLHNGAALAKFEEMVAAQGGDVNDLYRESAAAFIAEIRAEKDGYLAELPAMEFGLFAMRLGAGRAVKTDDLDFETGIVFEKKVGEAVKTGELLAKIYANEKISDELVTEFKKNVKISDEQKKVREIIEVIA from the coding sequence ATAAGAGCAGTAGATATCATTCAAAAAAAGAGAGATGGCGAGGAGCTGACATCTGATGAAATCAAATGGTTAATTGATGGTTACGTGGCAGGAACAGTGCCAGACTATCAAATGTCAGCTTTTGCCATGGCTATTTATTTTAAGGGAATGACGACTCGGGAAATTTCAGATTTAACCATGGCCATGGTAGCAACGGGTGAACAGATTGATTTGTCTGCTATTGCTGGGATTAAGGTAGATAAACATTCTACTGGTGGCGTAGGCGATAAGGTGACCCTCATCTTGGTTCCTTTAGTTGCAAGCTTTGGAGTTCCTGTGGCTAAGATGAGTGGGAGAGGGTTAGGCCATACAGGAGGGACTCTTGATAAGTTAGAGTCTATCAAAGGATATGAGATTGAGCGTAGCCAAGAGAGTTTTATCAAACAGGTGCAAGATATTGGCTTGTCAGTTATCGGTCAATCTGAACAACTTGTAAAGGCCGATAAATTGCTCTACGCCCTTCGTGATGTGACAGCAACGGTAGATACCATTCCCTTGATTGCCAGTTCTGTGATGAGTAAAAAAATTGCAGCTGGGGCAGACGCGATTTTACTCGATGTGACTGTAGGAGAAGGTGCCTTTATGAAAAATATCGCAGATGCAAGACTTCTTGCCCAGACTATGGTGGATTTAGGAAAGGCTGTCGGCAGAAAGACAGTCGCTGTTATTACAGATATGAGCCAACCTTTGGGAACTAGTATTGGGAATCGTTTGGAAATTTTGGAAGCTCTTGAGATTTTACAGGGTAAGGGGAGAGAGGATATCACTGAATTTATCTGTGAATTGGCCCAAATCATGCTAGGCTTAGCAGATGTTGAAAAAACAGTGCCAGAAATCCGTGAACAGCTACATAACGGAGCTGCTTTAGCCAAATTTGAGGAAATGGTTGCAGCTCAAGGAGGAGATGTAAACGATCTTTATCGCGAGTCTGCTGCGGCCTTCATAGCAGAAATAAGGGCTGAGAAAGATGGTTACCTTGCTGAACTTCCTGCCATGGAATTTGGACTTTTTGCTATGCGTCTTGGTGCAGGAAGAGCGGTGAAGACAGATGATTTAGACTTTGAAACTGGGATTGTTTTTGAAAAGAAAGTCGGAGAAGCTGTAAAAACGGGTGAACTTTTGGCAAAAATTTATGCAAATGAAAAAATTTCGGACGAATTAGTTACAGAATTCAAAAAAAATGTTAAAATAAGTGATGAGCAGAAAAAAGTTAGAGAGATTATCGAAGTAATCGCTTAA
- a CDS encoding GIY-YIG nuclease family protein has protein sequence MVSYIETAHLPVAKIESYLHHRFSDKRLELSVLSPNGQEVAVKEWFLVSLEEIEQAVEDLKKAISR, from the coding sequence TTGGTCTCTTATATCGAAACAGCACACTTACCCGTTGCGAAAATTGAGTCCTATCTTCACCATCGCTTTTCTGACAAACGATTAGAACTATCTGTTTTATCTCCAAATGGCCAAGAAGTAGCGGTCAAGGAATGGTTTTTAGTTTCCTTAGAAGAGATTGAGCAGGCTGTAGAGGACTTAAAAAAGGCCATCAGTAGATAG
- the rpsT gene encoding 30S ribosomal protein S20 — MEVKTLANIKSAIKRAELNVKQNEKNSAQKSAMRTAIKAFEANPSEELFRAASSAIDKAETKGLIHKNKAGRDKARLAAKLAK; from the coding sequence TTGGAGGTGAAAACATTGGCAAATATTAAATCAGCTATCAAACGCGCTGAATTAAACGTTAAACAAAACGAAAAAAACTCAGCTCAAAAATCAGCTATGCGTACTGCAATTAAAGCATTTGAAGCAAACCCATCTGAAGAATTGTTCCGCGCTGCTAGCTCAGCTATCGATAAAGCAGAAACTAAAGGTTTGATTCACAAGAACAAAGCAGGCCGCGATAAAGCTCGTCTTGCTGCTAAACTTGCAAAATAA
- the deoC gene encoding deoxyribose-phosphate aldolase: MKLNKYIDHTLLKADAQQEQIERLIEEAKEYDFASVCVNPTWVAFAAEGLKGTDVKVCTVIGFPLGATSSATKAFETQDAIQNGADEIDMVMNIGALKSQNLVLVEDDIRAVVEASGDKLVKVIIETCLLTDDEKVLACQLAKAAGADFVKTSTGFSTGGATVADVALMRQTVGEDMGVKASGGARSYEDAKSFIEAGANRIGASSGIAIMKGEVASSDY, from the coding sequence ATGAAATTAAACAAGTATATAGATCATACGCTTTTAAAGGCTGATGCCCAACAAGAGCAGATTGAGCGACTCATTGAAGAGGCTAAAGAGTATGATTTTGCCAGCGTCTGTGTCAATCCTACCTGGGTTGCTTTTGCAGCTGAGGGTTTGAAAGGGACAGATGTCAAAGTTTGTACGGTGATTGGTTTTCCTCTGGGAGCGACCTCATCAGCTACAAAGGCTTTTGAGACACAGGATGCCATTCAAAATGGGGCTGACGAGATTGATATGGTGATGAATATCGGAGCTCTAAAATCTCAAAATTTGGTTTTAGTAGAGGATGACATCCGTGCCGTGGTTGAGGCCAGTGGCGATAAGCTTGTCAAAGTGATTATTGAGACTTGTCTATTGACGGATGATGAGAAGGTACTTGCTTGTCAGTTGGCAAAGGCTGCTGGTGCAGATTTTGTAAAAACGTCCACAGGCTTCTCGACAGGTGGAGCAACGGTGGCAGACGTGGCCCTGATGCGTCAGACAGTTGGCGAGGACATGGGGGTGAAAGCTTCTGGTGGTGCACGGTCTTATGAGGATGCCAAATCCTTTATCGAGGCGGGGGCAAATCGTATCGGAGCATCTTCAGGAATTGCTATTATGAAGGGAGAAGTTGCAAGTAGTGACTACTAA
- a CDS encoding BMP family lipoprotein, whose protein sequence is MNKKQWLGLGLVTVAALGLAACGNRASKGDNANAKTDLKAAIVTDTGGVDDKSFNQSAWEGLQEWGKDNGLSKDNGFTYFQSTDESEYANNLEQAATSNYKLVFGIGFALRDAVEAAAKDHADINYVIVDDEIKDQKNVASALFADNESAYLAGVAAAKTTKTKQIGFVGGIEGAVLTRFQKGFEAGVKSVDPSIKIDVQYAGSFGDAAKGKTIAAAQYAAGADIVYQVAGGTGAGVFNEAKSINETKNEDEKVWVLGVDRDQEAEGAYKSKDGKDSNFVLASTLKKVGETVKDLATKASKGEFPGGKTSTYGLKDGGVDLTTKNLSEDAKKAVEDAKAKILDGSIKVPTE, encoded by the coding sequence ATGAACAAGAAACAATGGTTAGGCCTAGGTCTAGTAACGGTTGCAGCACTTGGACTTGCTGCATGTGGAAATCGTGCTTCAAAAGGTGACAATGCAAATGCAAAAACAGACCTGAAAGCAGCAATCGTAACAGATACTGGTGGTGTAGATGATAAATCATTTAACCAATCAGCTTGGGAAGGATTGCAAGAATGGGGGAAAGACAATGGTCTTTCAAAAGACAACGGTTTCACTTACTTCCAATCAACAGACGAGTCTGAGTATGCGAACAACCTTGAGCAAGCAGCGACCAGCAATTACAAATTAGTTTTCGGTATCGGATTTGCTCTTCGTGATGCCGTAGAAGCAGCTGCAAAAGACCATGCTGATATCAACTACGTTATTGTCGATGATGAAATCAAAGATCAAAAGAATGTGGCATCAGCTCTCTTTGCAGATAACGAATCAGCTTACCTTGCAGGTGTAGCAGCGGCAAAAACAACAAAAACAAAACAAATTGGTTTTGTTGGAGGAATTGAAGGTGCTGTATTGACACGCTTCCAAAAAGGATTTGAAGCAGGTGTGAAATCAGTAGACCCATCTATCAAGATTGATGTTCAATACGCAGGCTCATTTGGAGATGCAGCAAAAGGTAAAACGATTGCAGCAGCTCAATATGCAGCTGGTGCAGACATCGTGTATCAAGTAGCCGGTGGTACAGGTGCTGGTGTCTTCAACGAAGCAAAATCCATCAATGAAACAAAGAACGAAGATGAAAAAGTTTGGGTTCTTGGTGTAGACCGTGACCAAGAAGCAGAAGGAGCTTACAAATCAAAAGATGGCAAAGACTCTAATTTCGTTCTTGCTTCTACCTTGAAAAAAGTTGGTGAAACTGTAAAAGACTTGGCAACAAAAGCTTCTAAAGGTGAATTCCCTGGTGGTAAAACAAGCACATACGGCTTGAAAGATGGTGGAGTTGATTTGACAACGAAAAATCTTTCTGAAGATGCGAAAAAAGCTGTAGAAGATGCAAAAGCTAAAATTCTTGACGGAAGCATTAAAGTTCCAACAGAATAA
- a CDS encoding sensor histidine kinase codes for MLNKFKTTWYSDNFSYFLRNFGVFTLIFSAMTLIILQVMRSSLYVSVDNKITELSQKPSSVINMVLRREEVNFAKDLQGYQVDESDLLDVSANTEVILFNKDYEAITTGDNFLGLNNLAFDKRQMNRIRQVQVKNGYGGEETYRMMVFPCQDAKGSLVKYAAIFINTSQLEQANLSHEQVVIMVMVSFWLLSVVASIYLASVSVKPLLESMQKQKSFVENASHELRTPLAVLQNRLETLFRKPEATIMDSSESIASSLEEVRNMRMLTTNLLNLARRDDGITPEIVDVDQNFFNTTFTNYEMIATENGKTFRFQNKIFRTIRTDKTLLKQLMTILFDNAIKYTDEDGEIELTVSANDRTLFLTVEDNGAGIRNEDKKRVFDRFYRIDKARTRQKGGFGLGLSLAKQIVEALKGTITVKDNKPRGTIFEVKIAIKTDNKKKK; via the coding sequence ATGCTGAATAAGTTTAAAACAACCTGGTATTCGGATAATTTTAGCTATTTTTTGAGAAATTTTGGCGTCTTTACCCTGATTTTCTCAGCCATGACCCTGATTATTTTACAGGTCATGCGATCTAGTTTGTATGTCTCTGTCGATAATAAAATTACAGAATTGAGCCAAAAGCCTAGTTCAGTCATTAACATGGTTCTCCGAAGAGAAGAAGTCAATTTTGCTAAGGATTTGCAAGGTTATCAGGTAGATGAATCCGATTTGCTGGATGTCAGTGCGAATACAGAGGTGATTTTATTTAACAAGGATTATGAAGCCATTACCACAGGGGATAATTTTCTGGGTTTGAATAATCTCGCTTTTGATAAGCGACAAATGAATCGCATTCGTCAAGTTCAAGTGAAAAATGGTTACGGTGGAGAAGAAACCTATCGGATGATGGTCTTTCCTTGCCAAGACGCTAAAGGCAGTCTCGTGAAGTATGCGGCCATTTTCATCAATACGAGCCAGTTGGAGCAAGCCAATTTAAGCCATGAACAAGTCGTCATTATGGTAATGGTAAGTTTTTGGCTGTTATCTGTGGTTGCAAGTATCTATTTAGCCAGCGTCAGTGTCAAGCCTCTTTTGGAGAGTATGCAAAAGCAGAAATCCTTTGTTGAAAATGCCAGTCATGAATTACGAACTCCTTTAGCAGTTCTTCAAAATCGCTTGGAAACCCTTTTTAGAAAGCCAGAAGCGACCATTATGGATTCTAGCGAGAGCATTGCCTCAAGCCTTGAAGAAGTTCGAAATATGCGAATGCTGACGACTAATCTGCTCAATCTCGCCCGTCGAGATGATGGAATCACGCCAGAAATTGTGGATGTCGATCAAAATTTCTTTAACACGACCTTTACCAATTATGAAATGATTGCAACGGAAAATGGAAAAACTTTTCGGTTTCAAAATAAGATTTTCCGAACGATTCGAACCGATAAGACCCTACTCAAGCAGTTGATGACCATTTTATTTGACAATGCCATTAAATATACGGATGAGGATGGCGAAATTGAATTGACTGTTTCGGCCAATGATCGCACCCTTTTTCTGACAGTGGAAGACAATGGGGCGGGCATCCGAAATGAGGATAAGAAAAGAGTATTTGACCGCTTTTATCGGATTGATAAGGCGAGAACTCGTCAAAAAGGTGGTTTTGGATTAGGCTTATCCTTGGCCAAGCAAATCGTTGAAGCCCTCAAAGGGACCATTACGGTGAAAGATAATAAACCTCGCGGAACCATTTTTGAAGTAAAAATCGCTATTAAAACGGATAATAAAAAAAAGAAATAA
- a CDS encoding class I SAM-dependent methyltransferase, which translates to MTKMYFAENPDAAHDIHRLEVELLGQRMIFYTDAGVFSKKMIDYGSQVLLNCLDFSSNERLLDVGCGYGPLGLTLAKVQGLEVTMVDINQRALDLAKRNAAENQVEARIFQSNLYEKVEAEFNHIISNPPIRAGKQVVHQVITGSLEHLHEGGTLTLVIQKKQGAPSAKTKMEETFGNCEVLRKDKGYYILRSEK; encoded by the coding sequence ATGACAAAGATGTATTTTGCAGAAAATCCTGATGCAGCTCATGATATCCATCGCTTGGAAGTGGAGCTCTTGGGACAGAGAATGATTTTTTACACAGATGCGGGTGTTTTTAGTAAGAAAATGATTGACTATGGCAGTCAGGTATTGCTGAACTGTCTTGATTTTTCTTCTAACGAGCGACTATTGGATGTAGGATGTGGCTATGGGCCTTTAGGCTTGACTTTAGCAAAGGTACAAGGGCTTGAGGTGACCATGGTCGATATTAACCAGAGGGCGCTTGACTTGGCCAAGAGAAATGCGGCAGAAAATCAGGTAGAAGCCCGTATTTTTCAATCGAATCTCTATGAAAAGGTTGAAGCAGAGTTCAATCATATTATCAGCAATCCACCGATTCGGGCCGGAAAGCAGGTCGTGCACCAAGTGATTACTGGAAGTCTTGAGCATTTGCACGAGGGCGGAACCTTGACCCTTGTCATTCAGAAGAAACAAGGAGCACCGAGTGCGAAGACCAAAATGGAGGAGACGTTTGGAAATTGTGAAGTGCTGAGAAAAGATAAAGGCTACTATATTCTAAGGAGTGAGAAATGA
- a CDS encoding ABC transporter ATP-binding protein, with amino-acid sequence MAHNNVIEMREITKIFGEFVANDKINLNLRKGEIHALLGENGAGKSTLMNMLAGLLEPTSGQILVNGQEVQLDSPSKAASLGIGMVHQHFMLVEAFTVAENIILGSETTKNGILDVKTAIQEITELSQKYGLAVEPNAKVEDISVGAQQRVEILKTLYRGADILIFDEPTAVLTPSEIEELEHIMKNLVKEGKSIILITHKLDEIRAVADRVTVIRRGKSIQTVEIAGATNKDLAEMMVGRSVSFTTEKIPANPKEVVLSIKDLVVHENRGVPAVKNLSLDVRAGEIVGIAGIDGNGQSELIQAITGLRKVKSGSIQIKGVDVVGYSPRKITEMQVSHVPEDRHRDGLVLDMMISENIALQTYYKEPLSKNGILNYNTITSYARKLMDEFDVRAASEFVPASALSGGNQQKAIIAREIDRNPDLLIVSQPTRGLDVGAIEYIHKRLIEERDKGKAVLVVSFELDEILNVSDRIAVIHDGKIQGIVKPEETNKQELGILMAGGDVKKEDGHV; translated from the coding sequence ATGGCACACAACAATGTCATTGAAATGCGTGAAATAACCAAGATTTTTGGTGAATTTGTCGCAAATGATAAAATCAACTTAAATCTGCGAAAAGGTGAAATTCACGCACTCTTAGGAGAAAATGGGGCAGGAAAATCTACGCTCATGAATATGTTAGCTGGTTTGCTGGAACCCACAAGCGGGCAAATTTTGGTCAATGGCCAAGAAGTGCAACTTGATTCTCCCTCAAAAGCCGCCTCTCTTGGAATTGGAATGGTTCACCAACATTTTATGTTGGTCGAAGCTTTTACAGTTGCAGAAAATATCATTTTAGGTAGTGAAACGACTAAAAATGGAATTTTGGATGTAAAGACAGCGATTCAAGAAATCACTGAATTGTCTCAGAAATACGGCCTTGCGGTTGAACCAAACGCTAAAGTGGAAGATATTTCTGTTGGAGCTCAGCAGCGGGTCGAGATTTTGAAAACTCTCTATCGTGGAGCAGACATTCTGATTTTTGACGAACCAACAGCGGTATTAACTCCTTCAGAGATTGAAGAGTTAGAACATATTATGAAAAATCTTGTCAAGGAAGGGAAATCAATTATTTTGATTACCCATAAATTAGATGAGATTCGGGCAGTGGCCGATCGTGTTACCGTTATTCGTCGTGGAAAGAGTATCCAGACGGTAGAAATTGCTGGGGCAACCAATAAAGACTTGGCAGAGATGATGGTCGGACGTTCTGTATCCTTTACAACGGAAAAAATTCCAGCTAATCCTAAGGAAGTTGTCCTGTCTATTAAGGATTTAGTAGTTCATGAAAATCGTGGAGTTCCCGCTGTTAAGAACCTATCTCTTGATGTTCGGGCAGGAGAGATTGTCGGGATTGCAGGGATTGACGGCAATGGACAGAGTGAATTAATCCAAGCCATTACGGGACTTCGGAAAGTCAAATCAGGAAGTATCCAGATTAAGGGAGTGGATGTTGTTGGTTATTCTCCGCGGAAAATCACAGAAATGCAAGTCAGTCATGTACCAGAAGATCGCCACCGGGATGGTTTGGTTCTGGATATGATGATTTCTGAAAACATTGCTCTTCAGACTTACTACAAAGAGCCCCTCAGTAAAAATGGTATTTTAAACTATAATACGATTACGTCTTACGCACGAAAATTGATGGATGAGTTTGATGTTCGTGCCGCAAGCGAATTTGTTCCAGCCTCAGCTCTTTCAGGAGGAAATCAGCAAAAAGCGATTATCGCCCGTGAGATTGATCGGAATCCTGACCTTCTCATTGTAAGCCAGCCAACGCGTGGGTTAGACGTTGGTGCAATTGAGTATATCCATAAACGCTTGATAGAAGAGCGAGACAAGGGCAAGGCTGTCTTAGTAGTCAGCTTTGAATTAGATGAAATCCTCAATGTATCAGACCGAATTGCCGTTATTCATGACGGGAAAATTCAAGGTATTGTGAAACCAGAAGAGACTAATAAACAAGAACTTGGAATTTTAATGGCTGGTGGAGATGTGAAAAAGGAGGATGGACATGTCTAA